Genomic DNA from Candidatus Sphingomonas phytovorans:
AGCCCCGCCGCGCTCAGCCGGCACCTGCGCACACTCAAGGCGGGCGGGCTGATCGAGGAAGTTCATCCTGATTATGATGCGCGGGTTCGTATCTATGCGCTGAAGGCAGGGTCGATGGCGGGGCTCAAATCCTGGGTGGACCAGACCGAACAGCTCTGGGCAGACCAGCTCGCCGCGCTCAAGGCGCATGTCGAAAAATTGCCATGAGTTCGCGTGTCATGGTCGCGCTACGCATCGCGGCAATGCCGGAGCGCGTGTTCGAGGCTTTCACGCGCGATATCAATTCATGGTGGCGGCCCAACCCGATGTTCCGCTTTACGCAGGCCGGCCCCGGCATGCTCTCGATCGAACCGATGGTGGGCGGGCGCTTCACCGAGACCCAGGCCGACGGCACCGAGTTCGAGATCGGCAAGGTCACGCACTGGGAACCGGGCGTTCGGCTCGGACTGACCTGGCGCCAGGCGAGTTTCGTCGACGACCAGTCGACTCTGGTCGATGTGCGCTTCGAAGCGATCGGCGCGGAAACGCGTGTCACGGTCGAGCATCTCGGCTGGGACAGCATCCCGGCTCCACATGCGGCGCGCCACGGCATGGTCGGCATTCAGTTCCTCAAGCGCCATGGCGAGTGGTGGCGGGATCTGCTCGCGGCGCTGAAGGCCGACCTCTCCCCGCCCCGATCGGGCATGCCTCGACACTCCGACAGGCGGTAACAACAAAAAAACGGGCCGGTCCCGAAGGACCGACCCGAAAAAGTTTTAGGAGAGGATGCCTGAAAGGCCTGATCGTTGTGCACCGCAGCACGATTGACCGCAAGTGCGTAAAGTCCCGTAGCGATTGTCCCTGATGCAATCAGGTTCGGCAGGCGGCCTCTCGACGCTCACCCCGTCGTCGCGATGACATTGTCTTCGGAGTTGCGGTCGATACGGATATTGTAGGGGTCAGTGCCCGCAAAGGCCGGCTTCCTTGCCGTGACCAGCTTC
This window encodes:
- a CDS encoding metalloregulator ArsR/SmtB family transcription factor, with the protein product MDRTLAALADPNRRRVVELLRDRPHRAGELAESVGLSPAALSRHLRTLKAGGLIEEVHPDYDARVRIYALKAGSMAGLKSWVDQTEQLWADQLAALKAHVEKLP
- a CDS encoding SRPBCC domain-containing protein codes for the protein MSSRVMVALRIAAMPERVFEAFTRDINSWWRPNPMFRFTQAGPGMLSIEPMVGGRFTETQADGTEFEIGKVTHWEPGVRLGLTWRQASFVDDQSTLVDVRFEAIGAETRVTVEHLGWDSIPAPHAARHGMVGIQFLKRHGEWWRDLLAALKADLSPPRSGMPRHSDRR